Genomic segment of Truepera radiovictrix DSM 17093:
GCCGTGGGGCTCGCGGCGCTGCTGTTTGCGCTCGTCGCGCCCAGCTTCGGCTTGCTGCAGGGGAGCTTTCAAGCGTTCGGGATGCGCGCCATTTTGCTCGCGCTGCTGCTGCTAACTATCATGATCTTCCGGCCAGAAGGGATCATGGGGCGCGCCGAGTTCTCCTGGGCGTGGCTGCTGCGCGAGCATCGCGACCGGCCCTCGGATGAGGAACGGGCGCAGGACGCGTGGCTCACCAACCCCGAGCTTAACCCTGACCGCACTGCCGCGCTGCGCAACCTGCGCGAACCGGATCCGCAGGCCGAGCGCCGCGACGACCAGAAAGGGGCGCGCTGATGGCGATGCTCGAGCTTAGGGGGGTGAACAAAGCTTTCGGCGGGCTGCAGGCGACCACCAACGTCGACTTGACCCTCAACGAGGGGGAGATCGTCTCGATCATCGGCCCCAACGGCGCGGGCAAGTCGACGCTCTTCAACCTCATCACGGGGGTCTACCGGCCCGACTCCGGCGACATCCGCTTCGAGGGGCGTTCGATCGTCGGGTTAAAGCCCAACCAGATCGTCGACTTAGGGATCGCCCGCACCTTTCAGAACCTGCGGCTATTCACCAACCTCTCGGTGCTCGAGAACGTCCTGATCTCGCAGCACCACAAGCTGCGTTCGACCTGGCTCTCGGCGGTCCTGCGCACCCCCGGCTACCGCCGCCAGGAGCGGGAGATGCACGAACGGGCGCTGCAAAAGCTCGCTTTCTTCGGCCCGCGCCTTATGAGTTTTCGCCTCCACCAACCCGTGTACGTGCTCTCTTACGCCAACCGCCGCCGCACCGAGATGGCGCGCGCGATGGCGACCGGCGCCAAGCTGCTGCTTTTGGACGAACCGAGCGCCGGGATGAACCCTAAAGAGACGAACGAGATCACCGGCATCATCCGCCGCATGCGCGACGAGGGGGGGTACACCATCTTGCTCGTGGAGCACAAGATGAATTTGGTCGGTGAGATCAGCGACCGCGTGGTGGTGCTCGACTACGGCCAGAAGATCGCCGAGGGGTCGTACAAAGAGGTCGTCAACGACCCGCGGGTGATCGAAGCGTACCTCGGTAAAAAGGCAGCCGAAGAGGGCAAGACGGCCGACCTCACCGACGAGCTCCACACCGGGTTTGACGAGCCCAGCGGCGCGCGGGGTGCGCCGGAGGGTCGGGTGACCCGGTGAGCGTCGCTCCGAGCCGCGTCGTGGTGCGGCCCGCCCCCGAACCGCGCGCCGCTGGGCACAAGGAGCGGCCCAAGCTGCTCGAGCTGCGCGACGTCACCACGCACTACGGGCCGATCCGGGTGCTTCACAAGGTGAACATGACCATCTACCCCGGCGAGATGGTCTGCCTCTTGGGGGGTAACGCGTCGGGCAAGTCGACGACCCTCAAGACCATCCTCGGTATCGTGCGGGTCTCCGAGGGGGAGCTCTACCTCAACGGCGAACGCGTCGACGGCATGTCGACCGCTGAGCGCATCGAGCGCGGGCTCGCGGTGGTCCCCGAAAACCGGCGCATCTTCCCCAAGATGACCGTCAGGGAGAACCTCGAGCTAGGGGCCTACTTGCGCCACGACCGCGCCGCCATCCGCGAGGACATGGACTACGTGTTCTCGCTCTTCCCCCGCCTCGGCGAGCGCCTGGGGCAGCTGGGCGGCACCATGTCGGGTGGCGAGCAGCAGATGCTGGCGATGGGCCGCGCGCTCATGAGCCGCCCCAAGCTGATCCTGATGGACGAGCCGTCGATGGGGCTCGCGCCCCTTTTCGTCGAGAAGATCTTCGAGATCATCAAGCAGGTCAACGAGCGCGGCATCAGCGTCTTTGTCGTCGAGCAAAACGCCAACATCGCGCT
This window contains:
- a CDS encoding ABC transporter ATP-binding protein, producing the protein MAMLELRGVNKAFGGLQATTNVDLTLNEGEIVSIIGPNGAGKSTLFNLITGVYRPDSGDIRFEGRSIVGLKPNQIVDLGIARTFQNLRLFTNLSVLENVLISQHHKLRSTWLSAVLRTPGYRRQEREMHERALQKLAFFGPRLMSFRLHQPVYVLSYANRRRTEMARAMATGAKLLLLDEPSAGMNPKETNEITGIIRRMRDEGGYTILLVEHKMNLVGEISDRVVVLDYGQKIAEGSYKEVVNDPRVIEAYLGKKAAEEGKTADLTDELHTGFDEPSGARGAPEGRVTR
- a CDS encoding ABC transporter ATP-binding protein, with product MRPAPEPRAAGHKERPKLLELRDVTTHYGPIRVLHKVNMTIYPGEMVCLLGGNASGKSTTLKTILGIVRVSEGELYLNGERVDGMSTAERIERGLAVVPENRRIFPKMTVRENLELGAYLRHDRAAIREDMDYVFSLFPRLGERLGQLGGTMSGGEQQMLAMGRALMSRPKLILMDEPSMGLAPLFVEKIFEIIKQVNERGISVFVVEQNANIALSIADRGYVLQTGEVVLSGPARELLHNEAMKRAYLGDV